The sequence TTCGTTAATCACGACGCGATACGGGATATCGACGTGATTTTTCAGCTCGAACGTGGCCACTAGCAGTACCGCCCGTTCGACCGGAGAAAGCTGCTCGATCGGCCGGTCGAGGCAAGGGGCGAGATCGGCAGAGAGGGTTGCGGCATCCCGGATAACGCCGTGAAGCACCGTATCCAGGTGAGCGTGGTCAGCTTTGTCAAAGCCCTGGGCACCGCGCAACTGCGCGTCAATTTCGCTGCCGGTCGAACCGGACAGCAGCCATTGATAAAGCCCCTGGGTGGCGAGTTCGCGGGAGCGTCGGCGGGCGCTCTTCATGCCCGGCCCTTGCCGTCGCTGTCGATGTCGCCGTCTTCTTCTGCGTCGTCATCGTTGCCGTCGAGCTGTTCCAGCGCCACGGTGAGATTGGCCATTTCGACGGCCACGCGTGCAGCGTCACGGCCTTTTTCGGTCATGCGGGCAACGGCTTGTTCGTCGGTGTCGGTGGTGAGCACCGCATTTGCCACAGGCACGCCGAAATCGAGACCAATGCGGGTGATGCCCGCGCCGCTTTCGTTTGAGACGAGTTCAAAGTGGTAGGTTTCGCCGCGAATCACCGCGCCCAGCGCGATTAGCGCATCAAACTGACCGCTTTCAGCCAGTTTTTGCAGCGCCAGCGGAATTTCGAGCGCGCCTGGCACGGTGACCAGCAGCACGTCTTCGCCGACGATGCCGAGGCGTTCCAGTTCTTCGATGCAGGCGTCAGCCAGACCATTGCAGACGGGTTCGTTAAAACGCGATTGCACGATGCCGATACGCAAGCCGTCGCCGTCGATATTCGGTTGATATTGTCCGATTTCCATATTGGGATCCGTAGTGTTGGTTGAATGCGGGTAAGGCGGTGTGGGCAAAGTGCCTTAGGCCGGAGAAACAGTTGGCGCGGCTGGCGCGGCGTGCCCTGGCATCGGCACGAAGCCGGTGACTTCAAGGCCATAGCCCGACATGCTGCTGAGCTTGCGGGGAGTCGACAGCACTTGCATCTTGCCGACGCCGAGTTCGCGCAAAATTTGCGCGCCGATGCCGTAAGTCTTGAAGTCAACGGGACGGCGTTTGAGGGCTGCCGCGCGGTCTTTTTCGTCGAAGGCTTTGAAGACGTCGACCAGATGGGTTTTGGAGTCGCTGCAGTTGAGCAGCACCACCACGCCTAGATCGCGTTCAGCGATCTCTTTCATGGCGGCGTCGAGGGTCCACGAGTGGGTGGAGAGATTCACTTCGAGCAGGTCCAGCACCGACAGAGGTTCGTGGACGCGCACGGGCGTATCGCGTTCCGGCACTGGCGTGCCGCGGACCAGCGCGATATGTGGCGAGCCGCTGGGGCGATCGAGATACAGCACCGCGCGAAACGGGCCATACGCGGTTTGCATGGTGCGTTCGGCAATGCGTTCGATGATGGATTCAGTGCTGCTGCGGTAGTGGATCAGGTCAGCGATGGTGCCGATTTTCAGGCTGTGTTCGGCGGCGAATTCGAGCAAATCGGGCAGGCGGGCCATGGTGCCGTCATCCTTGATGATTTCGCAGATCACGGCGGCTGGGGTGAGGCCCGCCAGCGCCGTGAAATCGCACCCGGCTTCGGTATGGCCCGCCCGGACCAGCACGCCACCTTGCTGAGCCATCACGGGAAACACGTGGCCAGGTTGCACGAGGTGATCGGCACGAGCCCCAGGGGCGACGGCGGTGGCGATGGTGTGGGAGCGGTCAGCGGCGGAAATGCCAGTGGTGACGCCTTCAGCGGCCTCGATGCTGACGGTGAAAGCGGTGCCGTACTGCGTGCCATTGCGGTAGGCCATCAAAGGCAGGTTGAGCTGTTTGCAGCGTTCCTGGGTCAGCGTCAGGCAGATCAGGCCGCGGCCATGGCGTGCCATGAAATTGATCGCTTCTGGCGTGATGAAGTCGGCGGCGATGACGAGGTCACCCTCGTTTTCGCGGTCTTCTTCGTCAACGAGTATCACCATCCGGCCTGCTTTTAGCTCGGCGATGATCTCAAGGGTAGAGGCGAGCATCATGATGGGATGGCGGTAAATTTGGGAAAGCGCGTATTTTACGCCACGCCAGCGTGCTCGTGGCCCGGCTGAGTGGCCTAAGCCATCTGACAGATAGCGCGATGGTGAGGATTGCCGCAAATTAGCGGTGTGGGAGGGCGGGGGGGCTGAATCGCGTTTCGGCCTCGGCGCAGAGCCCGGCTGATCAGGCTCTGCGCGTCGAATCTGTTTTGGGGTAAGCCAGGCGGGTTTAAGGGCGCGTTATCGTAATGGTTTCGCGGTATCGGATGAGGTCGACAGCATCCGCTCCACATACCGCGCGATCAGATCGACTTCCAGGTTGACCGGCGTACCCACGCTGAGATGTTTGAGCGTGGTTACTTTAATCGTATGGGGGATCAGGTTGATCGAAAATTCACAACCATCGTCGCGGTCGTTGACGGCATTTACTGTCAGGCTCACGCCATTCACGGTAATCGAGCCTTTGTACGCCAGATAGCGGCCAATTTCGCGCGACGCCAGCACGCGCAGTTCGTGCGATTCGCCGACAGCAGCGAAATGCGTGACAGTGCCCAGGCCGTCCACATGGCCCGACACGATATGGCCACCTAGCCGGTCATGGGCGCGTAACGCTTTTTCCAGATTGACTTCACCAGGCTGGTCGAGCCCGGCGGTGCGGTTCAGGCTTTCGCGTGAAACGTCGACATCGAAGCTTTGTGCGGCTTTGTTGATGACCGTCATGCACGCTCCCTGAATCGAAATGCTGTCGCCCAGTTGCACGTCGTCCAGCGGCAGGCTGTCAGTCGAGATGGTGAGCCGCACACCGGCGTCCAGATCAGTTGGGCTGCCAAGCGGGGTGACTGACTGAATACGGCCAAGTGCAGCAACGATTCCAGTAAACATGGTGCGTAGTTCCTTTTGGTTCAGCGTGAAGGGGGAGCCGGGGGGGCGATACGCGCGAGAATCCGCAGGTCGTCACCGATCCGGTCAATCGTATGAAAGCGGAAGTTAAGGCGTTCTTCCAGCGTGCTGGGCGCGGCCAGACTGAACATGCTGAGGGCATCGCTGCCCAGCAGGCTGGGGGCGAGATACAGCAGCAGTTCATCGACCCAGCCTTCGCGCAACAGTGAGCCGTTCAGTTTGTAACCGGCTTCGACATGAAGTTCATTCACCCCGCGTTCGCCGAGCATTTTGAGCATCGCACCCAGGTCCACCTTGCCGCTGGCATTGGGTAACTGCACGATCTGCACGCCACGTTCGCGCAGCGCGGCGGCGTGTTCCACATGGCGCTCATCAAGCGTGCCGCAGAAAATCAGCGGAGGCGCTCCGTGCAGAATCTGCGCGTCGAGGGGTACCTCTAAATGGCTGTCGAGCAGCACGCGCAGTGGCTGGCGCGGGGTTTCGACGGAGCGCACGGTCATGCGCGGGTTGTCAGTCTTGACGGTGCCAATGCCGGTGAGCACCGCCGAAGCGCGGGCGCGCCATGCGTGGCCATCGTCGCGCGCGGCGGCGCTGGTGATCCACTGGCTCACGCCGGAAGGCAGTGCGGTGCGGCCATCCAGCGACGCCGCGACTTTCATCCGCACCCACGGCCGCCCGCGGGTCATGCGTGAGACAAAGCCGAGGTTCAGATCATGGGCTTCATTAGCCAGCAGGCCGCAGCGCACTTCGATCCCTGCGCTGCGCAGCATCGTGAGGCCACGCCCGGCGACCAGCGGGTTGGGGTCTTCCATCGCCGCCACCACGCGGGCGATGTGCGCGTCCGCCAGCGCCTGCGCGCACGGCGGGGTGCGGCCGAAGTGGCTGCATGGCTCAAGCGTCACGTAGGCCGTGGCACCGCGCAGGTCATGGCCGCGTGAGCGCGCGTCCTTGAGGGCGCGTACTTCGGCATGGTCCTGGCCCGCTGGCTGGGTGAAACCTTCACCGATCACCTCGCCATCGCGCACCAGCACGCAGCCGACACGCGGGTTGGGATCGGTGGTGTACAACCCGTTGACGGCGAGCTTGAGCGCACGCTCCATATAGACAAAGTCGGCTTGTGAAAACATCGGCGTCCTGTCAGTGCGAGTGTGATGGCGGGGCTGAGGGGCGGGGGGCAGCGGCGTTTTAAGCTAGCGTGGCAAATGCGCCACGGGCGGCGGCAAGCGTGGCGTCGATGACGGCGTCATCGTGGCTGCTTGAGACGAAGCCTGCTTCGTAAGCCGAAGGTGCGAAGTACACGCCTGCGTCCAGCATGGCGTGGAAGAACGCGTTGAAGCGCGTCACGTTGCTGCGTGTTACTTCGGCAAAGCGCGCGGGGATGGTTTGAGCCGTGGCACCGGCCTCGGTGAAGTAGAGGCCAAACATGCCGCCCAGCGAATCTGCCGCAAACGGCACGCCCGCTTCTTGCGCTGCTTGCGCGAGCCCTTGGGCCAGCCGCGTGGTCCGCGCGCTGAGCGTGTCGTAAAAACCGGGTGCCTGGATCAGTTGCAGGGTTTTCAGGCCCGCTGCGACGGCGATGGGGTTGCCCGACAGCGTGCCTGCCTGGTAGACGCCGCCCAGCGGTGCGAGGTGAGCCATGATGTCGCGCCGTCCGCCGAAGGCTGCGGCTGGCATGCCGCCGCCAATGATTTTGCCGAGGCAGCTCAGGTCAGGCTGGATGCCGTAGAGCGCTTGCGCGCCGCCCAGCGCCACGCGAAAGCCGCACATCACTTCATCGAAAATCAGCACGGTGCCGTATTCGCTGCACAGGCGGCGCAGCGTGCCGAGAAACTCAGGCGTGGCGCGCACCAGGTTCATGTTGCCGGCCACTGGCTCGATGATGACCGAGGCAATTTCGTGGCCGAACGTCTTGAACGCCTCTTCAAGCTCGGTCACGTTGTTGTATTCAAGGACGGTGGTGTGTTTGGCGATATCGGCGGGTACGCCTGCCGAGGTGGGGTTGCCCAGGGTCAGCAGGCCGGAGCCGGCCTTGACCAGCAGGCTGTCCGCATGGCCGTGGTAGCAGCCTTCGAATTTGACGATGCGGCTGCGGCCGGTAAAGCCGCGTGCGAGACGCAGTGCGCTCATGGTGGCTTCGGTGCCGCTTGAGACCATCCGCACCTGTTCGATGGAGGGCATCAGCTTGCAGATTTCTTCGGCGATCTCGATCTCGGATTCAGTGGGCGCGCCAAACGAAAAGCCATTGGCTAGCACGCGTTGCACGGCTTCCAGCACTTCTGGATGGACGTGGCCGAGAATCATCGGGCCCCACGAGCCGATGTAGTCGATATAACGCTGACCATCGGCATCCCAGAAGTACGGGCCAGCAGCGCGCTCAATAAAGCGGGGCGTGCCACCCACCGAACGGAACGCGCGCACAGGCGAATTCACGCCGCCAGGAATGGTGATCTGGGCTCGGTCGAACAGAGTTTGATTTTTAGACATGGGAAAGGTGCTGGCCTGAATGAAATGAGAACGAAGAGGGCTGTGACGACAATCGGGGTGAGGCCGCCGCGCCTGGGCATCTTTGGGTGAAACTCATTGACTGGGGCTGGCATGCGGGTGGTGAGCGTGGCGCTTGCCTGGGGGGCCCCGATGGCGTTGCCGGCCTTTGACTCGCATGTGGCCAGAATGTTGCCCCTATGACGGCTGGCGAGCGTGGCGAAATTGTACCGGAGTCAGCCTGCGCTAACGGCGGCCGTCCGCACGTGAGCGGCAGCAGGCCTCAGTTACAATCGCAGCCGGTTTTCAGCGGTTTTTCTGCCGCTGGTTTACGCGCATGACTAAGCCGTCACTAAGCCGTTGTTAAGCAGTCGCCAAGCCGTCGTTAAGCGGTGGCCAGCCCATCTTCTTGTGGATTTCCCTCATGTCTCATGTCGTCAGACGCCGGCCCGATGGCCGGCTGATTCTGTTGCTTGGCGCGCTGGCTGCTTGCGGGCCGATTTCGATTGACATGTACTTGCCCAGCCTGCCGTCACTGACGCTGGCATTTGGCGTGTCATCAAGCGCGGCGCAGGCGACGCTCACCAGTTTCATGCTCGGGTTTTCGTTCGGCATGCTGTTGTATGGGCCGATCTCGGATACCTACGGTCGGCGTCCGGTGCTGCTGGGCGGCATTGTCCTGTATGCGCTGGCGACGATTGCCTGCATGCTGGCGCTCTCCATTGATGCATTGGTGCTGTTCCGCTTTGTCCAGGCGCTGGGCGCGGGGGCGGCTGCCGTGCTGGCGCGGACTATCGCCCGCGATGCCCATGAACCCACGGATGCGGCGCGGGTGTTGTCGATGTTGTCGATCGTTACGTCGATTGGGCCGTTGCTGGCACCGCTGATTGGCGGGCAGTTGCTGCTGCTGGGCGGGTGGCGGGTGGTGTTTGGTCTGCTGACGCTGTTCGGTGTGGTGTGCGCGCTGGCGGCTTTTTTCCGTATTCCCGAAACCTGGCCGCGCGAGAAGCGCGCGAATGCGGCGGTGCTGCAGTCGTTCGCGGCCTATGGACGGTTGCTACGCGACCCGGTGGTGTGGGGGTATTTGCTGTGCGGCGGGATGGCGGTGGCGTCGATGTTTGCTTACATCACCGCGACGCCCTTTGTGTATATCGAGCATTTCCGGGTGCCTGCGCAGTATTACGGGCTGCTATTTGGTTTGAACATCGTCGGCATCATGCTGGGCAATTTCATCAATACCCGGCTGGTGGGGCAACTGGGCTCGCTGACGCTGATCTCGTCTGCCGCGCGGGTGAGCAGCGGCGCGTCGCTGTTTGTCGCGCTGGCGAGTCTGACTGGGTGGGGCGGGTTGTGGTCGATTGTCGCTGGGCTCTTCCTGGTGGTTGGTGTGGTGGGGCTGTTGTCGGCGAACTGCACGACGGATCTGATGCATCGCTATCCCCATAACGCGGGTGCGGCGGCCGCGCTGTTCGGTGCGGTGCAGCTTGCGCTTGGGGCGCTGGCTAGTCTGGCGGTAGGCCAGTGGGGGGGTACCGGGCCGAATGGCATGGGCGTCACAATTGGCGTCGCTGGATTGCTGTGCTACGCCGGACGGTTTCTGCTGGTGCGGCTGCATAACCGGCCAGCGCCGGATGCGGCGGCGGCCTGATGGAGCACGCTGGCCCGGGTGGCCGGCTGCGTGGTTTGAGGTAGGCACAGGCACAAAACCGCCCGCTTCGAAGGTTGTCCGGCGGGCCGGACGGGCCTAAAAAAATACCCCAAAAACTGGAGCAGCAGCGTCCAGCGTTTGGGGTGTTTCTGTTTGCGCGATGGTTAGTGGCGGTGAGCGCTGGTTGGCGACGGATTAGCGACAGCCGGGCCAGGCTAACCCGCACTAACCCGGTCTGGCCGTTTAGCGTTGCGTCCCAGCCTGGCCATTCCGCCTAATCTTTCGCCGACGAAGCCGCGCCATGGCTCAACCAGTCCAGCACTGCCGACGCGTTCTCATCCGCGCCCTTGCGCGCTTTCGCCATGCTCCGGCTGACGTCGGTGTCCGGCTTGGCCAGGCGGATCGCCACACCCACCGCAAGAATGTCGATGATGACCAGATGCAGCACGCGCGAGATCATCGACAACTGCGACTCGTGCATCTCGATGTGATCGGTTTCGAGCGCTACCGTCGCGCGCCGCGCCAGCGGCGTGTTGCTTGAGGTGATCGCAATCACCTTCGCCCCAGCTTGCATCGCCACGTCCAGCACCCGCAGCAGTTCAGGCGCGCGGCCGGACTTCGACACCGCCAGAATCACATCGCCCTGGCCCAGCAGCGCGGCGGACGCCGCCTGCATATACAGATCGCCATAAGCGATGGTTGGGATGCCGAAGCGGAAGAACTTGTAATGCGCATCCTGCGCGACGATGTTCGAATTGCCCAAGCCGTAGAACTCGATTCGCCGGGCGCTATTGAGCAGGTCAATCGCTTTTTCGACGTTCTCGAAATTAAGGTGCTCGCGCAGTTGCAGGATCGCGGACACGGTGTTGTCGAGCACCTTCACGCCGAAATCGGTGGCGGTATCGCCCTGGTGCACCTGGCTGTGGCTCACCGGAATCGTGCCGGTCAGCCCGGTGGCGAGTTTCAGCTTGAAGTCGGACAGCCCCTGGCAGCCTAGCGAGCGGCAAAAGCGGATCACGGTGGGCTGGCTGACATCGGCCTTGCGGGCGATATCCACGATGGGGTCGTTGATGATTGAGCGAGGGTGGTTCAACGCCAGATCAGCCACGCGACGCTCAGCGGGGGTCAGCGCGTCGCGCATCTGCCGGATGCGCTCGAATACCGCTGCTGAGCTGCCGCCGCTGCGGTTCGAGAGCTGGTCCGCGAGGATCGCTGATACGCCTAGAAACGCTGGGTACTCAGCGGTAATCACATAGGTGGGGATGTTGCGCAGATAGGCTTCAAAGCGGCCTTTGGCTTCAAAGCGCGCGCGAAATGGCGATTGCGCGAAGCGCTCGCCCAGCCGTGGCACGACGCCGCCGCCAATATAAATCCCGCCTAACGAACCGAGCGTCACCGCGATATTGCCGGCGAAGGTGCCGAGAATGCCGCAAAAGCAGTCGAGGGTTTCACTGGCCAGTGCCTCACCTTCCAGCCCGCGCTTGACGATGGCGGGGGTATCGAGCCCGGCGGGGACGCGCTTGTTGTCGCGCTCGGCCAGTGCCTGGTAGATCACCTCGATGCCTGGCCCGGCCGCGACTCGCTCGAACGACACATGGGACCACTGCTTGCGGGCATATTGCAGCACGCGGTCTTCGCGTTCATCGGACGGGGCGAAGCTGGCATGGCCGCCTTCGCTGCCGAGCGCGATCCAGCGGTCGTCAGCGGGAATCAGCCCGGATACGCCCAGGCCGGTGCCGGGGCCAAGCAGCCCGATCACGCTATGAGCGCGCCGGGTGCCGCCGCCGATCTGCGCGCGCTGGGCTTCTGTCAGGCCGGGTAGCGCCATCGCCAGCGCGGTGAAATCGTTCACCACCAGCAAGGTGTCAAAGCCGAGCGTGCGCCGGGTGGCTTCAATCGAAAAACGCCAGTCGTGGTTGGTCATGCTGATCTGGTCGCCATCGACCGGATTTGCAATCGCAATCGCCGCGTGATTGACGCGCGCGACTTTGGTGTCCTTGAGAAATTTCTGGATGACCTCCGCAATGCCCGGGTAATCGGCGCAGGGGTAGACATGCACCCGGCCAATTTCGCCTGGCGCAGTTTCAAGCGCGAAGCGCGCGTTGGTGCCGCCGACATCGGCCAGCAGACGGGGGCCGTCGGCGTGCTGGTTCAGGCTGGCGGATGTTTTTTTAGTGGGTACACCAGTAGACATCGAGTCTCACTCCCTTGTCGTGGGCTAGTTTTGATATGGCGTTGTCTTGTGCTGCGGCAGCGGCTTGTTGCAGCACCTCAAGCTTGCGTTGCCCGGCGATCAGCAAGAACAGCCGGCCGGTTTGTTTCAGTGCGCTGAGCGACCAGCTGATGCGGGCATGCGGCGCGTTGCCCGGATGCACGGCGACAAAGCGCTGGCTGGTGCTGATCGCGTGCTGCCATTCGGGGGCGTCAGCGAAAATCGAGGCGGTGTGGCCGTCTTCGCCCATGCCGAGCACCGCGACATCCGGCAGCGCGCGCCGGGTGTCGGCATTGAGCGCGGCGACGTGGGCTTCGAGCGCCTGAGTGGTGTCGGTGAGCGGCCAGAAGGTGGCCGCGCTCGCGGCGTGTTGCAGCAGGGTGTCGTGGACGAGGCGGGTGTTGCTGGCTGCGTCAGTGTCGGGCACCCAGCGGTCATCGACCAGCGTCACGTCGATGCAGGCCCATGGAAACGGCTGGGTGGAGAGCGTTTGCAGGAATGGGCGCGGGCTGCTGCCACCGGATACGGCCAGGGTGGCGCGCGGTGTATTGGGCGCGACCGATGCGAGTGCCGGGGGGCGCTGGGCCCGCGCGGCCTGCAATGCGCCGCCGACAGCTTGCGCGAGCGCGTTGGCTTGCGTGTGAGGGTCATCGAAGGTATGCAGCTCAATCATGGCTTCTCCTTGCGGGCCAGGCGCGCTGGCTGGTTGAGGGCAGTGTGAGGCCCGTGTCAGTGCGAGTGTGAGTGCGAACGCCAGCGCTGGTGCTGGTGCAGCACGGGCGCGATGCGTTGCGCCCGGCGCTTCAGTTTTCTTCTTCGAGCCAGCAGGTGCCGTGTTGCGCGAGCATCGCGCTGGACGCCGCGGGCCCCCAGGTGCCTGCTGCGTAGGGCTTGGGGGGTTTCCCCGGAGCGGCCCATTCAGCGAGTATCGGTTCGACCCAGCGCCACGCGGCTTCCTGTTCGTCGCGCCGGACAAAGAGCGCGAGACGGCCGTTGATTACGTCCAGCAGCAGACGCTGGTAAGCCTCCATCTGGCCGTCGGGGAAGAACTGGTCAAAGGCGAGATCCAGATGCACGCTGGACAGGTTCATGCCTTCGCCGGGCTGCTTGGCGAGGCAATACAGGCGAATCATTTCGTTGGGCTGCAGGCGGATCACCAGCCGGTTCGCGCCGGGGCGCAGCGCGCTGGGCCCGAGCGCCGAATGCGGCACCGCGCGGAAGTTGACGACGATTTCCGCGACCCGGTCCGCCAGCCGCTTGCCCGTGCGCAGGAAGAATGGCACGCCCGCCCAGCGCCAGTTTTCGATCTCGACTTTCAGCGCGACGAAGGTTTCGGTTGTGCTGCCAGGCTTGACACCAGGTTCGGCTGAATAAGCGGGCACGGGTGTGCCGCGAATCACGCCAGCGTGGTACTGGCCACGCACCGCGACCTTGCCGATATCACGTGGGTCGATGGGTTTGAGCGCGCGCAGCACGCGCAGTTTTTCGTCGCGTACCGCATCGGAATCCATCGAGTGCGGCGGCTCCATGGCGATGATCGCCAGCAGTTGCAGCAGGTGGTTTTGCACCATGTCACGCAATGCGCCGGTGTTGTCATAGAAATCGCCGCGCGCTTCGACACCGAGTTCTTCAGCGATGGTGATCTGGATGCTTTCAACCCATTCGCGGCGCCACAGCGGCTCGAACAGCGCATTGCCAAAGCGCAGCGCCAGCAGGTTCTGGACGGGCTCTTTGCCGAGGTAGTGGTCGATACGGTAGATCTGGCCTTCAGCGAAAATCTCGCCGACTGCATCGTTGATCGCGGTGGACGATTGCAGGTCGTAGCCCAGCGGTTTTTCGAGCACGATGCGTGCGTTTTCGTTGAGCCCGACGGCGGCCAGCGCCTGGCAGACCGGCACGAATAACGAAGGCCCGGTGGCTAGATAGAACACCCGGGTGCCGCCCATTGGTGTCAGCGCATCGCGCAGCAGCGTGAAATCGGCGGCGCAGCCGAGATCGAGCTTGACGTAGGCAATGCGCTGCAAAAAGCTGGCCCACGCGGCTTCGTCAATGCCGGTTTTGGCGATGTGCGGTTTGACGTGCTGGTTGACCCATTCGAGATAGTCGTTAAGATCAGCGGCCTGACGCGCCACCGCGACGATTTTGCCGCTGGCTTCGAGCATGCTGGCGCGATGCGCTTCATAGAGTGCGGGCAGAATCTTGCGCATGGCCAGATCGCCCGTGCCGCCAAAGAGAACGAAGGTAAAACCGGAGTCGGTTTGCATGGGGGTTCCGTCGAAATCCAGGGGCCGCAACAAGCGTCAAACACGCGGCCGTAGTCCGATAAAATATTTTTTGACACTGAATTGTAGTTTAACTACAATTCAAATCCAAGAGCTAGCGCTAATTCAGTCGTTTGCCTGACTGAATCAGCGCCCGCATACAAGACAAAGCCGGTCGTGCCAGCGGTGGCCAGATGATTCCTTCTTCATTCAACCGCTAGCCCGAACCAGGTTGACGCTGAAACGGCAGTTCGTTTTCAGCGTCTTTTTTGTGATTGTTTTTGAGACTAAAAACGTCTGACAGCATGTCCGCTGCCGCGCAGGCCACACTTGCCGCGCCACACGACTGACGGCCATGCTGAAAAAAGAGGAGACAGCCTGTTGTATTTCACCCCCCTCATCTGTTGTGCGTCATTTCGTCGGGCGGCC is a genomic window of Paraburkholderia bonniea containing:
- the nusB gene encoding transcription antitermination factor NusB, with translation MKSARRRSRELATQGLYQWLLSGSTGSEIDAQLRGAQGFDKADHAHLDTVLHGVIRDAATLSADLAPCLDRPIEQLSPVERAVLLVATFELKNHVDIPYRVVINEAVELTKTFGGADGYKYVNGVLDKLSARLRAAETQTPRT
- the ribH gene encoding 6,7-dimethyl-8-ribityllumazine synthase produces the protein MEIGQYQPNIDGDGLRIGIVQSRFNEPVCNGLADACIEELERLGIVGEDVLLVTVPGALEIPLALQKLAESGQFDALIALGAVIRGETYHFELVSNESGAGITRIGLDFGVPVANAVLTTDTDEQAVARMTEKGRDAARVAVEMANLTVALEQLDGNDDDAEEDGDIDSDGKGRA
- the ribBA gene encoding bifunctional 3,4-dihydroxy-2-butanone-4-phosphate synthase/GTP cyclohydrolase II, with the protein product MMLASTLEIIAELKAGRMVILVDEEDRENEGDLVIAADFITPEAINFMARHGRGLICLTLTQERCKQLNLPLMAYRNGTQYGTAFTVSIEAAEGVTTGISAADRSHTIATAVAPGARADHLVQPGHVFPVMAQQGGVLVRAGHTEAGCDFTALAGLTPAAVICEIIKDDGTMARLPDLLEFAAEHSLKIGTIADLIHYRSSTESIIERIAERTMQTAYGPFRAVLYLDRPSGSPHIALVRGTPVPERDTPVRVHEPLSVLDLLEVNLSTHSWTLDAAMKEIAERDLGVVVLLNCSDSKTHLVDVFKAFDEKDRAAALKRRPVDFKTYGIGAQILRELGVGKMQVLSTPRKLSSMSGYGLEVTGFVPMPGHAAPAAPTVSPA
- a CDS encoding riboflavin synthase — its product is MFTGIVAALGRIQSVTPLGSPTDLDAGVRLTISTDSLPLDDVQLGDSISIQGACMTVINKAAQSFDVDVSRESLNRTAGLDQPGEVNLEKALRAHDRLGGHIVSGHVDGLGTVTHFAAVGESHELRVLASREIGRYLAYKGSITVNGVSLTVNAVNDRDDGCEFSINLIPHTIKVTTLKHLSVGTPVNLEVDLIARYVERMLSTSSDTAKPLR
- the ribD gene encoding bifunctional diaminohydroxyphosphoribosylaminopyrimidine deaminase/5-amino-6-(5-phosphoribosylamino)uracil reductase RibD, which codes for MFSQADFVYMERALKLAVNGLYTTDPNPRVGCVLVRDGEVIGEGFTQPAGQDHAEVRALKDARSRGHDLRGATAYVTLEPCSHFGRTPPCAQALADAHIARVVAAMEDPNPLVAGRGLTMLRSAGIEVRCGLLANEAHDLNLGFVSRMTRGRPWVRMKVAASLDGRTALPSGVSQWITSAAARDDGHAWRARASAVLTGIGTVKTDNPRMTVRSVETPRQPLRVLLDSHLEVPLDAQILHGAPPLIFCGTLDERHVEHAAALRERGVQIVQLPNASGKVDLGAMLKMLGERGVNELHVEAGYKLNGSLLREGWVDELLLYLAPSLLGSDALSMFSLAAPSTLEERLNFRFHTIDRIGDDLRILARIAPPAPPSR
- the hemL gene encoding glutamate-1-semialdehyde 2,1-aminomutase, which gives rise to MSKNQTLFDRAQITIPGGVNSPVRAFRSVGGTPRFIERAAGPYFWDADGQRYIDYIGSWGPMILGHVHPEVLEAVQRVLANGFSFGAPTESEIEIAEEICKLMPSIEQVRMVSSGTEATMSALRLARGFTGRSRIVKFEGCYHGHADSLLVKAGSGLLTLGNPTSAGVPADIAKHTTVLEYNNVTELEEAFKTFGHEIASVIIEPVAGNMNLVRATPEFLGTLRRLCSEYGTVLIFDEVMCGFRVALGGAQALYGIQPDLSCLGKIIGGGMPAAAFGGRRDIMAHLAPLGGVYQAGTLSGNPIAVAAGLKTLQLIQAPGFYDTLSARTTRLAQGLAQAAQEAGVPFAADSLGGMFGLYFTEAGATAQTIPARFAEVTRSNVTRFNAFFHAMLDAGVYFAPSAYEAGFVSSSHDDAVIDATLAAARGAFATLA
- a CDS encoding Bcr/CflA family multidrug efflux MFS transporter translates to MSHVVRRRPDGRLILLLGALAACGPISIDMYLPSLPSLTLAFGVSSSAAQATLTSFMLGFSFGMLLYGPISDTYGRRPVLLGGIVLYALATIACMLALSIDALVLFRFVQALGAGAAAVLARTIARDAHEPTDAARVLSMLSIVTSIGPLLAPLIGGQLLLLGGWRVVFGLLTLFGVVCALAAFFRIPETWPREKRANAAVLQSFAAYGRLLRDPVVWGYLLCGGMAVASMFAYITATPFVYIEHFRVPAQYYGLLFGLNIVGIMLGNFINTRLVGQLGSLTLISSAARVSSGASLFVALASLTGWGGLWSIVAGLFLVVGVVGLLSANCTTDLMHRYPHNAGAAAALFGAVQLALGALASLAVGQWGGTGPNGMGVTIGVAGLLCYAGRFLLVRLHNRPAPDAAAA
- a CDS encoding bifunctional transcriptional regulator/glucokinase, which gives rise to MSTGVPTKKTSASLNQHADGPRLLADVGGTNARFALETAPGEIGRVHVYPCADYPGIAEVIQKFLKDTKVARVNHAAIAIANPVDGDQISMTNHDWRFSIEATRRTLGFDTLLVVNDFTALAMALPGLTEAQRAQIGGGTRRAHSVIGLLGPGTGLGVSGLIPADDRWIALGSEGGHASFAPSDEREDRVLQYARKQWSHVSFERVAAGPGIEVIYQALAERDNKRVPAGLDTPAIVKRGLEGEALASETLDCFCGILGTFAGNIAVTLGSLGGIYIGGGVVPRLGERFAQSPFRARFEAKGRFEAYLRNIPTYVITAEYPAFLGVSAILADQLSNRSGGSSAAVFERIRQMRDALTPAERRVADLALNHPRSIINDPIVDIARKADVSQPTVIRFCRSLGCQGLSDFKLKLATGLTGTIPVSHSQVHQGDTATDFGVKVLDNTVSAILQLREHLNFENVEKAIDLLNSARRIEFYGLGNSNIVAQDAHYKFFRFGIPTIAYGDLYMQAASAALLGQGDVILAVSKSGRAPELLRVLDVAMQAGAKVIAITSSNTPLARRATVALETDHIEMHESQLSMISRVLHLVIIDILAVGVAIRLAKPDTDVSRSMAKARKGADENASAVLDWLSHGAASSAKD
- the pgl gene encoding 6-phosphogluconolactonase, producing MIELHTFDDPHTQANALAQAVGGALQAARAQRPPALASVAPNTPRATLAVSGGSSPRPFLQTLSTQPFPWACIDVTLVDDRWVPDTDAASNTRLVHDTLLQHAASAATFWPLTDTTQALEAHVAALNADTRRALPDVAVLGMGEDGHTASIFADAPEWQHAISTSQRFVAVHPGNAPHARISWSLSALKQTGRLFLLIAGQRKLEVLQQAAAAAQDNAISKLAHDKGVRLDVYWCTH